From the genome of Verrucomicrobiaceae bacterium, one region includes:
- a CDS encoding NADPH-dependent assimilatory sulfite reductase hemoprotein subunit, which yields MSKASVEDIKLASAGLRGQLPELFADSSTPNIPEESNVLMKHHGSYQQDDRDLRAQLSKEKKEKAWSFMIRSKMPGGRITAKQWMIHDALCTKAMGNMRLTNRQGIQLHGVLKGGVKEVISSVCHSGLSTMGACGDVVRNTMGPAAPIKDAVHADTQTLTEEISRRFLWRSSAYADIWLDGEKIDPNWTKDPEVNPAVREATKAPEGDDPIYGKVYLPRKFKIGIAIQPLNDADVFSQDVGLVPHVVNGVVEGYTITVGGGFGMSHGQLSTRPFLGQPLLYAQRANVVDAIEAILTTQRDHGNRTDRKNARLKYTVQTMGLDAFRAEVVRRLPGIETSAPKELKFDTVEDDLGWHEQGDGKLYCAVYVNMGRIADHEGGPQYRSCFAEIATQLDLPLIVTPNTNLIIADVAPAQKAAVDAILAKHGVVHADEAGFTRARKVAHACVALPTCGLALSESERVLPGLMDKIDPILKELGLEDEPILFRMTGCPNGCGRPYNADFGFVGRAPNKYAMFVGGSIRGDALAGLEYKSVVGEDVPAKVRSLLEAFKAERQSGEIFADWFARTRTKGEAPQPEQFHIELAERAAKLAGEKVEAAG from the coding sequence ATGAGCAAAGCCTCCGTCGAAGACATCAAACTCGCCTCCGCCGGCCTTCGTGGCCAGTTGCCCGAGCTTTTTGCTGACTCCAGCACCCCCAATATCCCGGAGGAGAGCAATGTCCTCATGAAGCACCACGGCTCCTACCAGCAGGATGACCGCGATTTGCGAGCCCAGCTTTCCAAGGAGAAAAAGGAAAAGGCCTGGAGCTTCATGATCCGCAGCAAGATGCCCGGTGGCCGTATCACCGCAAAGCAGTGGATGATCCACGACGCTCTTTGCACCAAGGCGATGGGCAACATGCGCCTCACCAACCGCCAGGGCATCCAGCTCCACGGTGTGCTGAAGGGCGGCGTTAAGGAAGTCATCAGCAGTGTCTGCCACAGTGGCCTCAGCACCATGGGTGCCTGCGGCGACGTCGTCCGCAATACCATGGGCCCAGCTGCACCTATCAAGGACGCAGTGCATGCCGATACGCAAACACTCACCGAGGAGATCAGCCGCCGCTTCCTCTGGCGCAGCTCCGCGTATGCGGACATCTGGCTCGACGGCGAAAAAATCGACCCAAACTGGACCAAAGACCCGGAAGTCAATCCCGCCGTGCGTGAGGCCACCAAGGCCCCTGAAGGCGATGATCCCATCTACGGCAAAGTCTATCTACCACGCAAATTCAAGATCGGTATCGCCATTCAGCCGCTCAATGACGCGGACGTCTTTTCGCAGGATGTCGGCCTCGTGCCGCATGTGGTGAACGGCGTGGTCGAAGGCTACACCATCACGGTCGGTGGAGGTTTTGGGATGAGCCACGGCCAGCTCAGCACGCGGCCATTCCTCGGTCAGCCGCTGCTGTATGCGCAGCGTGCCAATGTCGTCGATGCCATCGAAGCCATCCTCACTACCCAGCGTGATCATGGCAATCGCACGGATCGCAAAAATGCCCGACTCAAGTACACCGTGCAGACCATGGGACTCGATGCCTTCCGCGCCGAAGTCGTGCGCCGCCTGCCCGGCATCGAGACCTCTGCGCCCAAGGAGCTGAAATTCGATACGGTCGAGGACGACCTCGGCTGGCACGAGCAAGGTGACGGCAAGCTCTACTGCGCCGTTTATGTCAATATGGGCCGCATCGCCGATCACGAAGGCGGTCCTCAGTACCGCTCCTGCTTTGCGGAGATCGCGACCCAGCTCGATCTGCCGCTCATCGTCACGCCGAATACCAATCTCATCATCGCCGATGTCGCTCCTGCACAAAAAGCCGCTGTGGATGCCATCTTAGCCAAACACGGCGTCGTGCATGCCGACGAGGCTGGCTTCACCCGTGCTCGCAAAGTCGCCCACGCCTGTGTCGCCCTGCCCACCTGCGGATTGGCCCTCAGTGAGTCCGAGCGAGTCCTTCCTGGACTCATGGATAAGATCGACCCGATCCTCAAAGAACTCGGCCTCGAAGACGAACCCATCCTCTTCCGCATGACCGGCTGCCCGAACGGCTGCGGCCGCCCCTACAACGCCGATTTCGGCTTCGTGGGCCGTGCGCCGAACAAGTATGCCATGTTCGTCGGCGGCAGCATTCGCGGCGACGCCCTCGCCGGACTCGAATACAAGAGTGTCGTCGGTGAAGATGTGCCCGCGAAGGTCCGCTCCCTGCTGGAGGCCTTCAAAGCCGAGCGCCAGAGCGGCGAAATCTTCGCCGACTGGTTCGCCCGCACCCGCACGAAAGGTGAGGCCCCGCAGCCCGAGCAATTCCACATCGAACTCGCCGAACGCGCTGCGAAGCTGGCCGGAGAGAAGGTGGAAGCGGCGGGCTAA